The genomic DNA AGCATGTAGATATATCTATTATTTTATTACAGGTTAACCATACACTTCCAGATCGTATTATTGTGTTTCGTGATGGTGTTGGAGAGGGTCAGTTAACTTTTGTTAGCAACTACGAAGTGACACAGTTAAAGGAATGTTTTGGTCACTTTGGTGAAACTTATGATCCTAAACTAGCCGTAGTAGTCGTACAGAAGAGAATTAATACCAGGATCTTTGCAGAATATGTAAGTGTTCCATCCATCACTGATACAACCCATAATACCCAGAGTTTGTAAGTGTTCAACCCATCACTGATATAACCCATAATACCCAGAGTTTGTAAGTGTTCAACCCATCACTGATATAACCCATAATACCCAGAGTTTGTAAGTGTTCTATCCATCACTGATACAACCCATAATACCCAGAGTTTGTAAGTGTTCCATCCATCAAAGATACAACCCGTAATACCCAAGTGTTCCGTCCGTCAGtgatacaacccataacacccatagtttgtaagtatttactgtccgaaatgacaatatttcacTATCTGATTGTTAATTGTTGTAACCCTGAACACTGTAATGTACATGACATTTGTTCTCACCACAGAATGGACAGTTTGACAACCCTAGACCTGGTCTTGTAATGGATCACACAGTGACTATGAACAACTGGTATGACTATTTCCTAGTTAGTCAACATGTACGCCAAGGTACAGTCTCACCTACTCACTATATAGTAGTCTACGATGGCTCCAATCTTAAACCAGACCACATGCAGAGGTAAGTTAATTCAATATATAACCAGCTCCTGCCTCACCCCTTTTCAGGCATAGCCTCGAGGGGCTATAATGCGATTGGTTTGTCCATCCAACTATTTCATTCATTAGTTGCACAGAAATAAAGtagttaatcctctttctaccagtgggatatttgtttgtacacaaaaaaaccACAAGTTGAGAAAAAACAGCGTTAAGGAATTGAGAGGTGTGTGGGTAACTTCTCTTGAGACTTGTCTTCCTCTTGTAGATAGTGTGATGGCCATTTTCATCATAAAAAATCCTCAATTTATACAATATCTGTAAAATCATTGTAATATAGAGACTCAAtataaaggcccatgattcaatcccaggttcccaCGTTAGAGCTAACTGATCAGCGGATTCATAGGAATTAGATAATATCATTATAGCCCTCAATGGGCATCACCTGGAGGGGGCTATGGTAACAACCTGTGTCTGTCCACCCGTCTGTGGACAGCCGTATGATACCGATGAGtccatttcaaccaaacctggcacaactGTCAATCACCATATAGCTATAGCTGATCAGTGGATTGATAGGGAGTAGATAAGATCATTATTTGTTCAACAGTTTGTATAACTGCCggacaactgtttttcttgCCTAAATTTTTGACTGCAACCGGGCATTGGTTTCTAAGTGTCCAATACTTACAGTAGCTGAGATGAAAGTTCAGGTATGTGAGTGCACTTTGTTGGGGAATTGTATCATTATGGAAAATTTGTCTTTTAATGTGAAGACTAAACATCAGAAATATTGtaacattaattattttttatttccaatTTGTCAGTGAATGTGAAGACCATACAtcagaaatgttgtaatatttgatgtgttttaCTTCCAGGTTATCATATAAGTTGACCCATCTATACTACAACTGGCCAGGCACTGTTCGTGTACCAGCACCGTGTCAGTATGCTCACAAATTAGCTTACCTGGTAGGACAGAACATTCACAAGGAACCATCTCATGAATTATCAGACAGACTCTTCTTTCTGTAAGACTGCCCTCTGTGGTCATCATGAGAGTCATTGGTAATGTTATTAAAATGTGTCTGGGCAAGGTACCTTGAATCAAGATACTGCcaattgtggaacagttactgGAAAAAGTGTACTGTAAGGCCTGATAAACactattgtttggttccggttaccagaccccacctagtttttcactgccaaccctaaactttgttttacatattcaagaaaaaattataaaattgcaaacactatgaagtctcgcaagataTAGTGGATgcaaaaactgacatcaacttgaaaagacaatataaaactgttcttccaatctgtaatggctgtacatttaatgggaagaaatcaataacactgagatcatatggaaaacaaaggaACACAtatctacctgaactagacagtcacagatgaaaatacatatatatatatagaaaataaTGCAACATCTAtgtaccccacctattctaaaattgagtgtaatcggaatcacacaatcTTGTTTGTTAGGCCTAACCACTGATTAAATTAGTGTTTTTGTTACGACTGCAGTAGGTAGGTCAAATCTACCTAGTTTACTCAGGTACGTGAGTGTGGCtatcaaacaaaattatgaaatgcaTTATGGGGAAAGTAtaccagttttaccatattttcccttgtgttaccatggttaccaacttaacaaaaacacatacCTCTGAATacattacatgtgtacaaaTTTCAAGAAAATCTCAGTAGCTGTAACTTCTGTTATCAGTGTGATGTAATTATTTAAAAGGTGCACAAAATCCAGTGACATCATCAAAAAGTGTTCACATCTACAGTATGAGGTCACAGAAGGGTGTATTCTACTCTTGGTACCTGTATTTCCATTTCAACATTATTACCATATGCCACTTCCTTGTTTAGTCCATATCACTATGTTTCTTATCTGCTTTGTTGCAAAAGTTGTGGGTATCTATGGTAACGGGTAGCTATGGTAACATTGATCATAGTCTAGTGTTATCCATGGCATTgaatctctagatctctctTTAAGTCTAGTCCAGTGAATTCCTGAGATGAAAGGTTAAATTCAATCTAAGTTACCCAATCAGTCATCATCCCCATGTTAATCAATCGCAGAATTCTCCCCGTTAGTGTTTACTGGAGGCAGTTATaacatgtccaaatatggtatatttgtatcaGGATGctatttatacattgtttacacatCATTCTAACAGGCAGAGGtttcatttgcatgaacaacttttacTTCATAATTTGTCATTGAGTTAGACAAGGTGATgagatgattcaataccacaggtagcatctagactacattgATTGCAAAGAACagcagtaatttgtttttattcagaATTGCTGTGTCTAGTTATATCAGAAAGGTCGGTCATTCCGATCGCAATAAATGTGAATAAAACTGCATTTATCATATCATTCCACATCAGGAcgaatgaaaataattgtttggttccggttacccgaccccacctaacttttcactgccaaccctaaacttttttttacttattcaagaaaaaaataataaaaatccCAAAAAATTGtggtctcatgagaaatagtggatgtggaaactgacatcaacttaaaaagacactctaaaactattattccaatctgtaatggctgtacatctgataggaagaaataaacaacacagagaccatttggaaaacaatgacacagaaaaaaaaaataaaataaaataaaaaatctacctaccccacctattctaaaattaagtgtaaccacgcaattttttttattaggcctcacAAGTAATAAGTTGAAACATTACAAGGAATAATTAATGTTGGCATTGGTATAACAAAAAGATATGCATATCAAATTacctattttacatattttcagcagttgttactttgtttatgttatttattCAGTGTCACTTTTTTATAcagggtatttttttaaaaaagagaaTTTTGTATCTCTTATTGGAGTAAATTATGTTTcttatatatttgttattcaaAACTTGTTTTGTACAGAACATATTATCTAGGTAATAGAATCATTGAGTATTGTTAGGTTAAATTGGTTCAGGGTTATAGTACAGTGTAGAGGAgaattagtttgtaagatatgctgtgatggggcaccctcacacattcCTGCAGGCCAGTGAGGGGAGaattagtttgtaaggtacgtggtgacggggcaccctcacacattggtcaataCGTACCTGCAGGCCAGTGAGGGGAGaattagtttgtaaggtatGTGGTGACGGGgtaccctcacacatcggtcaattCCTGCAGGCCAGTGAGGGTAGAACCACATGACATATCTTATAGTCTTGAGAGAGTTAGTTCATAAGGTACATGGTGACCGGGCGCCTTCACACATTGGTCAAGTGCCACGATGTATCTTATAGTCAAGAGGAGAATCTGTTAGCTAAACCACAGAGTTTCAGGATGGCAGTCATCTCACAATGACGACAACAGCAGATAAACTATCAGCACGCTaacatagacacaaactaaacctaATATTGCAGCATGTTGATGCAAGTGCACTGTCAGTTAAAAATATTGGGAGGGTAGGGTTGAAGGAGGGTAACGACTGGAAGGAGGCACTGCATATATGGAGAGTGAAATATTAAACAGGACtaccatagagggcgcactgtcAGTGTAGATGTTTGTAACATTAAAACTAATTTGTAGCAAGGAGTATCCTCAGAATTTTTCAAATCATTGGCAGTGTAAAATATCATACTAACTGCTCTTTCAAGTACAATGATGTAGAATGAAATAATTGTATGTTAGGGATTCTTTTTAAGCTTTTCCCACGGGAATGTCACAAATTGGTTTTAGTATTGTGGTATTGAAAGGAAATACTTAAGTATTTTGTAAACAGTTTTATTGGGAAGAAGTTAAAATCATGAGGAAAAATCCAGCCACTGAAAGAAAGAATTATAGTTTGTGAAGTTGtttttacatacacatatagttTTCTATACTCTGATGGCTGTTTTAGTATTGGTTGAAGGAATTAACCAAGATGATGTTGTGAATGAATTTTACTTTCTGAGGTGATCCTTTGAAAACATGACATGCACAACAGGTTGAATATTATTCCAATGTAAAGTTAAAGTACGACTCTGTAGTTTCATAAAAGTAGttgtgaaaaaaacaaactgtaTCATTCAAGTATTCTGAGACAGAAAATGTTGTGTTATAGTGATATTTGCATATCGTTTAGTAAGTTTCATTTCAATGTCTAGCCCAAAGACTTACTCAAAGTTCAAATGAACCAAGAGTAGGAATGGGATGAAGCAAGATAATAGTTATAAATCCACTCCATATTTttagaagagagagagagagagaggtgatCAGTGAAAGTATGGAGTGTGATAGATCTTTGCATTTtcagatgttttatttttgtggcATTATAGAACAAAGTACATGTCCATTTTAATTTGTCACCAAATCAGTGCCAAGTACAACAGTGGCAGTCAAGGTTTCCATTTACAAAGATAGATACGTACTAGGAATGTTGTTGCCACAAGTAGacataaactattgaatggatattggtttaattgtacttGTACTGAGTAGGAtagcatttctgatgacttctacaatcttgcagtgtacattttgggAATTCCAGTGGTTACACTATTTTTGATtccagggtgattatatccacactACAAAGTAACCACCATTacccatttgtgtaatctaTAATAATACCACATAGAACAATTATAGTTTTAGTTAGAATACCCTGAAGGTGGGACTATTACAATGGTCTCCGTGCATCTGTCAGTCTATCCATAATATGTCATTACTTAGACATGCAATAtcagatttctttcaaacctggcacaaaggtgatataTCCTAGTACACAGAAACCTCAATTGCCACTCTGTTTATTGTGTTCATTTTTTATCatgatagtagtagtagtttgttttttttgtccAGTAGAGCCTAACAATGTTTCAGCTCAGGTCACTACTTACTTTATCAGATTTAAGGAGTCAGAAACTGTACCGTCCATTAGAGTAGATGCAGTTTCTGAAAACAGGttgaaaaaattgtcaaaaagtAAGATTGATAGTCGTAAGACATAGAAtgttcttaaagtggccatatggatgagaatttggtatttattttggatttttatttcataaaacagcttcactaagtttttctacttgaaaaaataatgtgaaataacatataccaagtccatgttcacaactcaataaacggcaaaacattaaacaatgtgtaaaatgtttgttattgtacgtacaataacaaactttttgcactttttgcatctttttgcaatgtattgagttatgaacatggacttggtatatgttatttcacattattttttcaagtagaaaaattTAGTGAAgcttttttatcaaataaaaatccaaagtaaataccaaattctcatccatatggccactttaagtgtCAGTATCTGTTCTAGTTAATAGTGGAAAgcaattatttttgttatcaatattttatatataaattgaaattttttttaacatatatatatttatacatttgaaGATAAGCAGCATATGCCATGACTTACATATCTCAGATTTATTTTTGGATAAAGAGGAAACATGGCAAGATTTTCTGACTTAGTAAGGGGTAGTTCTGCATTTTGGGAACAGTATCCTGTTTGAACACTTGGGTTCCAGTGAGCACTTCACTGTGTTTGCTTCATGAGGGTGTTAATACATTCCAATCAAGAAATAGGTTTGTTATAAGATATTGACCAGATGTGAATACATATAGATATTAGACTTGCTGAATGTCATCAGTAAGTTAAAGGacaacaccactccaggaaatagtgacattttcataaacaatGGGttctggagtgtcatttcaggacttttacatcacctacaattatttgcaatttcatAGAAACATAAAGTTGATCTCGCGCATTTATAGAGTTTCTTTGTTAAggactattgcatcatgggagatagcagaaataatgtagtcaggttgcacactgaatattcaggAGTCCAAAATACCGCCTCGACCCTTCAATGTAAAagatctcatgaatattcagtgtgcaacttcactacattatttctgctgactcccatgatgcaatgtcccaGAAGATACCTATAAGTGCACAAGATTAACTTaatgtttttctgaaatcacaaataaatgtaggtgatgtaaaatcatgaaaaggCTCTCCAGAATCCATACTTTTTGATAATTCAATTTCCTGGAGTAGTGTACCCCTTAAAATTGTGGTAATGGATGTCCCTGGTGATTGTCGCCAGTccaattaccccccccccccccccccccccccccatttcctTACGCAATGCAGTGTTCATTAGGCCCCAGTTATCATACTTTATCAGATAAGTAGCTTGATGCATTAGCTGTTTTTATAAGTTTCCAATCCTGTGTCTTTTAGACTTTTGTCATTATTCAGACTTCTATCAAAATACCTGATATGTCTGAAAAGTTTGTTCAagtaaagatgaaagtttaaCTGCAGATAAAGATGTAACTGCAGATCTTTTAATTTCTTAATTTTGTATTCATGTTATTAAAGTTGTTGTTTCGAAGTTCTGTGTGAAGTCTGGTTTAATttagtcttgtagtaagacctgAGAACTGTGCTTTGAGAGTAGCCTAATAAAGCTGAAAGGTAACTGCCAACCCACTTAAGACAGTATACTCCATTTTAACAGTAgcaaaaaatgaattttaatgtttattcaacatCGTCTGAAGCACTAGAAAGTAATCAGTCACTTTATTGCGTCTTCTTCCATAGTATTCTGTGATGGGATTTCCTACTCGGCTCTAACAGTTCAAATACAACAGTTAACAGTGAAGTaaactttgcactgctaacattgtttacactctagtcaatgactactTTGCACTattaacattgtttacattctattcaatgactatttacttactttgcactgctataattgtttacactctagtcaatgactactTTGCACTattaacattgtttacattctagtcaatgactatttacttactttacactgctaacattgtttacactctagtcaatgactactTTGCACTATTAACATTTTTATATTCTAGTCAATGACTACTTTGCACTGTTAACATTGTTTATattctagtcaatgactatttacttactttgcactgctaacattgtttacagattgagAGATGCCACATACTGGGTTGATGGTTGaagcaattgaaacagtatacatgtacatttgatatgagtgctataaatgattgtggtattAACATCATGCCAACACTTTAGATAAGAGTTGCAAGACCTAGaaatattattgtatgtatacatgatgtaaacagGTTACTAAATGAACACATGGCGTAAAAAAAGTTACTAAAAATGCAGATGTGAATCACAAAGTGGTGATGGTAAATCAGCACTgatgataatttattattttcttaAACATCACAGTTGGTTCTTGTTAATTCCTCTCAAACACTGCCTAGTTTCTCTATCTTGAAACCTTTGTGTATTTATTATCGTGCAGTTTATCATTCATAGACTTGATATGGCTTTACGCCATGCACATAACCATATTATATACAGATAATGcaacaaaatacacatacagataattcaacaaagtaaatatatacaaataatgcaacaaagaaaatacattgtatacaaataatgcaacaaaatatacaaaagattTGAAAGTAAACTTAACAGCAGATTTACCCtgtttgcaatattttatatttggtaaAGTGCTCTTCAATACTGTTTTACTTTTTCAAGTCAGAAAACAATCCCACATACGGCAAGAGATTACCTTCTttgataatgtatatacattgtatatcaataatgtatatacatcGTATATCAATAATGTATATACACCGTATTTTGATAATGTATATACACCGTTTATCTTCTGAGATTAGCTGTCTATGAAAAATGGAGAACTTGTAAACATATTCTATTGCTCACTAAACTGTATTTAAAGAACCAATTACTATAACATGCTTggaacatttacataataaatgcAGTTATATGCTAATTATGAGGGATCTACCATTTAATTATGGGGAGGACAGGTGTGCATGGTTTCCAACAATTCATAACAATTCAGGAAATGAGCTGCTAAAAAAGTTGCATATAAAAAAGTTgctctttattttttaaaaaatgaaaatttgataaatgaaaAGAGAAATGAAAATTCATTCAGACTACACAAAAGTATACTCCATGGAAAAAGATTTAGATGAAAAAATTgatagttttataaattttataacTTTCTGATGGAGtttgattgtattgtattctaatatatatatacagttaatTAAAGGAAAGATCTAATGAAACACATTTGGACTTTTAGATAGCCTGTGTGTGTATTTAATCAATTACAATGAAATGTATTAAAGCTGTGTGgcttaaaatgtcaaaattctgCTATGTTGAGCCTCACTGTGTAGCCATTTTGGGAACTTTTGCCGCAATCCGGGATGCTGGGAAACTTCCCTGCTTGTATAAAAccacaaataataaaaattcCCCTTTTATGAATGTTTAATTAGGTTAAAGCTTGATTTTCTCTTCAATCTTTCATCTAAGTTCAAAGTACAGCgcattttaaaaaagaaaagaaatacatttatGTAAAGTGTGCATTTGTCACATGTTGTGATGTAAAAATATCTTGAAAACCAACTTTTGATAAAAGTCGAAAAACTTTACAAATTTTATAAAAGCTTGACTTCTAAAAGCCTGAAATAAATCTTTACTTGCATGTACAGTCAATTACAAAATaccatgcagcttttctgtttgatacaaccacccggaaaccaacaacaaactgcatatgccacacttcaatagcaagatcgcattttGAAATGATGGGTTGGTCAGTCAGTtggttaaacatttttaaattaaagtaaaaaaaaaagaagatatatgtgtacatgatgatactttcaattcataatcatattttaacattctaaatgacaaattcagtaataaatgataattttcactcAGATCTGCACTTGGTTTGCCATCATACAATTAGtaacatgatttttttctaatcctgccatagagagcatttaaaaatattttgccaGATAGAAAAGTTATAGGGCCATAGGGTCAGTGAGGTGATGAGAAACAGAGAATTAAGTAAGGCCACCTTTAACCAGAATTAAGTTGATCTCTACATCATAAACACAGAGAAGATATgcatctacattgtacaatacaGAAGTATCCAACTATGGAATAtaagttgaaatgaaatatcataCTTTTTTATTCCTCTAATACTGGTAGTTAAAAGAAAAGAGAAGAAAACTTGAACCTGCAAGTGTAAGAATAGGACGGACATTGATggaaatagtttgtttttctttggtGAACTTCCCTTGTGTAAATACTTAATAATCAGGTACTGGTGAAACTCTGCAAAAAGAAACATACAAGATGATATAATTAGTTGAGAGATTTTGTCAAGtgttttcatatttgatttGTAGTTGTGTTAAATTGGTTACAAACAATTATCAGAATGGTGACGTGCTGGAATTGGCAGTTCATATGGTTTGGATAAAGAGGGGAGGGTATATAAGAGAAGGATGGAGGTATTTGAGGGGAGAGAAGTGAAATTGATGAAGGGGGGAAAGTGTTATCAATGAGGGGACAGGATAGGCGAGGGGAAGGGAATTGAGGGAGAGGTAATATCAAAGAGGGGAGAGGATAGATATGAAatcaaacataaataaaatagtaacTGGCCTCAGATTGTGAATTAGATATGAAATCCAACTTACTTGTACTCTGTTGCTTTTAACTGTAGACCTATTCGACTACGATTACTAGATGCTGTAGACGGTCTAGAACGCCCGTCATATGAGTAGCCTGCAGAGGAACGTCTATCTGGGGTATACCCTGCTGATCGTCTACCATTATCATTGGGAGTAGAAGTACGGAAATCATGAACTGTTTGAGGACGCATTGGGAAGAGAGAACTTTCTGAATTAGACATATATGGACTCCTCTGTGGTGGAGGGTAcctaaataataaaaaaaaaaacaatgctGTAAAACTATGAGGGTACctaaataataaacaaacaaacaacactgtATAACTAGATATGTGAGGGTACctaaataataaacaaacaaacaacactaaAACTAAACACATTTGTTGGTTTTATTACAACTAGGCATTTATTCCATTTCCTCACTTGATAcgtcaattttcttttcttttcaacttttggcaaataaatatgtatttatttatatatgtacaacttAAGTAATTTTCACTGTACTATAACACATCtgtatatatatggtatatatatactgtatactgtacatcATTGTGATCCTAACacatctgtgtatatatggtatatatactgtatacataccaTGGATTTTGATATAAATGAGTGTGTCTGTCTTCAGCAGCTTGTCGGAATTCTCCCGTCtgtcaaatcaaaatatattaaaattaatatcagaTAATCTAAGGATTATGAAATTCTCATACTTTACATTATGAAAtcaagtcattatgtaaatgtacacacacagtaGAGATGAACACAGGAGTGTACACAAAATAATcatcaaaacacaaaatactTCACACATAGTACCCCTTTCatggtacaaaatgtacaatattggaAAATTGAATTCCCAAGTTTTCAGTTTGAAatgttgaatattttatttatcaacatGACGATTCTAGATTAACAAAAGATCAAAATGtccctttttgaaataaattttatcaacatttttaaaaatatttttgatgagAAATTATTAACGTTAGTGactcaaaaaaaaagataatataaaatgaTGTAATCTTATGCCAAACGAATTTGTTATAAAGGTAAAACACCTTAAAAATATGAAGATAGAATGgtcttcatttacatacaatCATTGCCTATATAAACAAACACTGTTAGCACAGAACGATCAATAATTTATAAAGGGTACAGTTTTAAtcactgttgccatggaaaccaccTAGCCCCggatattaataataattgtgTTGTATCAAATTTACTACTAATTACAAGCATGTTGTTGAATAATTGATGTTGTGGCCTGTAGGTAATCTGATATGTAACAGTAAGGCTGaaattagtagtagtacatATGTCCTgaaattagtagtagtagtacatttATCCTGAAATTAAGGACACAAGtaagtttatattatatttgggtgtaatttttgctatATATTTTAacaaggtactcacagtattatACTTTCTGAAGAATACTTAACAGTCATTTGCAATCAAACATGTAACATTAACACTTTTTATTTCCAGTTTAATTTTTTCCttaccttaatttgcatatcagttcCAAGTAATTGTCTGTCTGCATACCAAGGAACACCCCAGCCTATTTCACCAACCCGTCGTGATTTGGGTCTTGGATGAGGAGTTCCTGGAGCTGCTCGAAGTAAATACTGGGCTTCACTAGAACTTTCTCTGGACATAGTTCCAATTCCTACTTGTCTATCATGAGTGACAACTTGGACTCTATAATCACCTATTCCATCAGGACCtaagaaaaagaacaaaaaattaacattttaatagttctcttttttttaaaaaatgtttcacaaTCCATGAGATATTTAGCTAGGAAATGAAAGTCATTATGCTCAGATTATTTTGTAGAAAGCAAAAATTAATGAGTATTTGTACTTCAGTGACCACAGATCAGTATTTTTGCATTTTGTGCAATAAtggttatcaatacatttatagtGAAAATGAGTGACATGTAATGTTATACCAATCATAGAAATCTCTATATTTGTATTCACTATGATAAAGCAAACAGCTATAGATATTGTGACAATTTGTCACAAACATTATCAGTTTTCTTTCTGATTTGGGCAAtaaatgtgttattgttttcCCAGTCCACCACCCCCcccagaaaaaaacaaaaacaaaaacaaaa from Glandiceps talaboti chromosome 22, keGlaTala1.1, whole genome shotgun sequence includes the following:
- the LOC144452171 gene encoding uncharacterized protein LOC144452171 — protein: MSSDVHVLPFSRRSSLSTVNSNSTWRAKYGGRAMGKGAVLFTGPDGIGDYRVQVVTHDRQVGIGTMSRESSSEAQYLLRAAPGTPHPRPKSRRVGEIGWGVPWYADRQLLGTDMQIKTGEFRQAAEDRHTHLYQNPWYPPPQRSPYMSNSESSLFPMRPQTVHDFRTSTPNDNGRRSAGYTPDRRSSAGYSYDGRSRPSTASSNRSRIGLQLKATEYKVSPVPDY